Genomic DNA from Budorcas taxicolor isolate Tak-1 chromosome 5, Takin1.1, whole genome shotgun sequence:
tcatctggaaaatggagataatggTGGGGCGGATTTAAAGAGACAATGCTAGTAAAATACTTGGCATGAGGGAAGCAGTTAATAGTAATTGGCCTCACAATTTATAATAATGTAGGGTGGGAACTTGGACACCCACCCTCTTTTTCTACAGAGCCCTTAAGTCTGACTCAACACCCAAGGTTATGAACCCAACCActtctttctttagaattggaaatCGGTCAAGATTTCCAATTCCAAGGAATTGGAGCCCATGTGGCCAAGTCTGCATTCAATTTCAGGGTGTCCATGAACCCCTTCTTTTTAATTACCCTCCAATCACATTTATTGTGTAAGTAGGAAATACAGTTTGTTCTGGGGACAGCATTCTTAGCTTTTATCAGGCATTGGTGATCCTCAAAGATTAGACACCCCATTCTTCTAAGATGAACCAAAACCAGATCTAAGAGAACCGGCTAGCTTTGTGTCCTGGGGAGCCCTTGGCTCCAGGTAGGGTTGTGGGGTTGCAGACTCTTCCAGCAGGAAGGAATatgctcctccccacccctgcatCTGCTCTACCACCCCAGCAATAGATGATTTTGTTCCCCTGCCCTACCCCTCACTGCCTGGACATCTTCATTTCCAACCTGGACCTGAGTAATGAGATagttgatgatggccatttaTTGCACTTTGCTGGTTGCACTGGGCAGAGCACTTTACACACATTATCTCAGTAAATCTCAACACTCCTGTGAGGTGGATACTGTCACCATCTCCCTTTTACCCAGAGGGAAACCAAGGCCCAAAGATTGCATCCCAGTCTTAAACAGCAAGTGGCAGAATTTAATCCATCATGGGAGACACCAGGCCCCTGCTCTTAAACACTGAGCTGGAATCCCTTCCTTTAGAAAGCCATTTGTGGGTACTCGAGATAATAAGTTTTAAGTCCTGGTGTAGGTGGAGTTGTAGAGGAGTTGCTACTTGTCCCACCTAATCCCCAGGTGGCCAGGTGGTGCTGAGATGGGCAGTGGGTAATGTTAGCCTCCCGCCACACCTCTGGGGAGTTGCTAGTCAGGGGCTGGTTATTGTCCCCTGCAGGTGCTAATGAGAAGGGAAGTGGAGATTAAGTGAAAAAGAACAGCTAGGGATGGGCTGGGAGAAGCTTCAGGAGGCTGAAGCTGAGAATTACCTCTTTCTAAGACAGGCTGGACTAACCAGAGAAATCCACTTACTGACTAAAGATGTCCtatgaaacaactgaaaaagaaaaaaacaaacaactgttACGTGGTCTTCCCAGAGTGGACCTAAATCAGAGATCACTACCTTCAGGACTGATTCACGAAAGggtttctgtttctatttctaaTGACTAGCCTTTGCCTTTTATTTAACAATCGACTTTGAAACATCTTCATTTCCCTGGGTCCTCATGTCATGCAGGGAAAGGTAGGACATTACTGTTTCTGTTGCAAAGAAGAAACTGGGCTCGAAAAAAGTCAAAGATCACTTTCAGGTGACCTGAAAGATGCACCCATGTGTGCTATTCCCAGACATCAGACCAAATTGATCCAGGACTAAAATGAATGGAATGTgcttccccattccatccctttTCATTCATTTGGGGTTTCACTGTGCTGGGTGTGTGACTGCTGTCTGTCCCAGATGCATAGAGGACCTGGAAGGAGTGAGCGCCCTGCTGGGTAGGAGAGACCACTGGGTGGAAAAATACAAGATCAGTGCACAGTCAAGCTTAGAAATGTATTTGTAAGGTTGCCGAGAACTCTTGGCATGTCTGCCTCTGTCTTTAGGAACTGGTGGGGGAAGGGTGGCCAGTCTTTGGCTTCTGTTGCCCGTGCCTTCCTGGGGGTTCCAGTCCTTTCCATGATCTGCGTCGCAACCACACTGTGCCTGTGAAATAGGCCACCCTTTCCAGTGAGAAGAGAGCCAGAAAAGCTGACCTGCTCCAGAGACACAGGGTGGGTGGAAGCCCAGGGTTTCTGTCCGAAAGCTCAGGGTTTGGCCTTAGACTGCACGTGTgaggggagaaaggagaaggagacgaaCTCATCCAGTTTTTACCAATTGTTCTCTGGAGTGTCTGAAGCGGGAGTGGCAGAACCGTGATTTGGAGATTAGGCTTTGCAGTTGGGCTTACTCTTGGCTTTGTGACCTTCCAACAATTGACACCTTGGGCAGGTgatttaatctctctgagcctcaatttccctcGTCTTAAAAATGGATTCAATACTATTCCCAGCTCATAGGGTTGGGGTGAGGATTAAGAGAGACGATACATATAAGGTAAGGGCTCAATCATGAACTGTGGTGGTTGTTACACCAACTCAGGCTGCAGGAGGGCCCCACTCACCAGCTTCCTTCTGGCTTTTTCTCACCCAGATATGCAGGTGGATGGGCAGAACTGGACCTTTGCTTTTGACTTCTCCTTCCTGAGCCAAGAAGAGGATCTGGAGTGGGCCGAGCTCCGGCTGCAGCTGTCCAGGCCCGTGGCCCTTCCTCCCAACATCCCGCTCTCCATTGAGATTTTCCATCAGCGGAAGCTGGATAAAAACCCACCCGACTGCCTGGAACGTTTTCGGATGGACCTGTTCACTGTCAGTCTGTCCCAGGTTACCTTCTCCTTGGGCAGCATGGTCCTAGAGGTGACCAGGCCGCTCTCCAAGTGGCTGAAGCACCCAGGGGGCCTGCGGGAGCAGATGTCCAGCTTGGCTGGAGAGTGCTGGCGGCGGCCTCCCACCCCACCTGTCACCGACGTGCTCCTCCTGCTCTATTCCAACCTCTCCCCAGAGCAGAGGCGGCTGGGTGGCTCCACCCTGCTGTGGGAAGCGGAGAGCTCCTGGCGGGCCCAGGAAGGACAGCTCTCCCGGGACAGGGGCACGAGGCACCGTCGGTATCACGTGCAGGACAGAAGCCAGCTTTGTCGGAAGGTCAAGTTCCAGGTGGACTTCAACCTGATCGGATGGGGCTCCTGGATCATCTACCCCAAGCAGTACAATGCGTATCGCTGTGAGGGCGAGTGTCCTAACCCCGTGGGGGAAGAGTTCCACCCGACCAACCATGCATACATCCAGGTATGCAGCcgaggcctggggaggggaggcagtaAGCTGTGGGGGTCAAGTGTCCTTTCTTCAACATCTAGGGGACAGGACTCCAGCTTCAAATGGCTGTTAAATTCCCATGTTCTTTCACTCACAGTTATTCGAGCACCTATAAGGTTCTGTGCTAGGTTTTAAGGACAGAGAGATGACCAGCGACAACATCTTCAGAGAGCCTATGAGGAGTCATGCCCCGTTGGGTGGCCTTGAACACCTAGCTTTTCTGgggctttttccttctttcataaaATTAC
This window encodes:
- the NODAL gene encoding nodal homolog translates to MHAHRLWLFLLHAWWALLQAGAAMVAPVPLRPWGQPSSPSPLAYMLSLYREPLTRADIIRSLQAQDMQVDGQNWTFAFDFSFLSQEEDLEWAELRLQLSRPVALPPNIPLSIEIFHQRKLDKNPPDCLERFRMDLFTVSLSQVTFSLGSMVLEVTRPLSKWLKHPGGLREQMSSLAGECWRRPPTPPVTDVLLLLYSNLSPEQRRLGGSTLLWEAESSWRAQEGQLSRDRGTRHRRYHVQDRSQLCRKVKFQVDFNLIGWGSWIIYPKQYNAYRCEGECPNPVGEEFHPTNHAYIQSLLKRYQPHRVPATCCAPVKTKPLSMLYVDNGRVLLDHHKDMIVEECGCL